In one window of Flavobacterium ginsengisoli DNA:
- a CDS encoding LytR/AlgR family response regulator transcription factor: MNKKINCIILDDEPFAVKLIADYASKISRLNVLYADSDVFKAIEVLNTESVDLIFIDIQMPQLTGIELMQMFNQKYNFIITSAYPQYALEAFQFHVIDYLLKPITFNRFYQSVEKFIRWQETFQISEKAGDDYLFVKADRKHYKIALNDILYIEGLRDYIRIHTNDEKIMALENMKDILEKLPSNQFIRIHRSYIIPKDKIKVIDGNQIVMKSGNALPIGETYRKLVSEWLM; encoded by the coding sequence ATGAATAAAAAAATAAACTGCATTATTCTAGATGATGAACCTTTTGCTGTAAAATTAATTGCCGATTACGCTTCTAAAATCTCAAGGTTAAATGTTTTATACGCCGACAGCGATGTTTTTAAAGCAATTGAAGTTTTAAATACAGAATCGGTCGATTTGATTTTTATTGATATCCAGATGCCGCAATTGACTGGAATCGAATTGATGCAGATGTTCAATCAGAAGTATAATTTTATTATTACATCAGCTTATCCGCAATATGCCTTAGAAGCTTTTCAGTTTCATGTGATTGATTATTTATTAAAACCGATTACGTTTAATCGTTTTTATCAAAGTGTAGAAAAGTTCATTCGTTGGCAGGAAACTTTTCAAATTTCTGAAAAAGCAGGAGATGATTATCTATTTGTAAAAGCGGATCGTAAGCATTATAAAATTGCTCTAAACGATATTTTATATATTGAAGGTTTGCGAGATTATATCCGAATTCATACTAATGACGAAAAGATAATGGCATTGGAGAATATGAAAGATATTTTGGAGAAACTTCCAAGTAATCAGTTTATTAGAATTCATCGTTCGTATATTATTCCAAAAGATAAAATTAAAGTAATTGACGGAAATCAGATTGTAATGAAAAGCGGCAATGCTTTGCCAATAGGAGAGACTTATAGAAAATTGGTTAGTGAGTGGTTGATGTAA
- a CDS encoding sensor histidine kinase codes for MYKGTITKRLECLIHIIYWLLISYFTFVKNPIGARFSVPDLFLCTYFIVFIITFYFHYLIVMKKVFKAFNWKRLFVGVFVSYLIFTFLRFVLEQIITKLLFDRVNYTNVNFLSYMLDNLHYSSMAIILSSFLWFVIYSIRLLEYNKIILEENKNTEIKFLKAQINPHFVFNTLNNIYSMVYFQSDKSLIAIDKLSQIMRFTTYESQKEKIKLSDEVDYIKAYIELEQLRHQDNVRVDFNVELKNEFEEIPPYILSPLVENALKHGEVSDSEPIEIQLKVSSEKLIFKVKNKIGTQKKDSLGGIGLDNLQKRLQIHYPEKHQIKITKEENHFTAELEIDLK; via the coding sequence ATGTATAAAGGAACCATTACCAAAAGGCTCGAATGTCTAATTCATATTATTTATTGGCTTTTAATTTCATATTTCACTTTCGTGAAAAATCCGATTGGAGCACGATTTTCTGTACCCGATCTATTTCTTTGCACTTATTTTATTGTTTTCATTATTACGTTTTACTTTCATTATTTGATCGTAATGAAAAAGGTTTTCAAAGCTTTCAATTGGAAAAGGCTTTTCGTGGGAGTTTTCGTTTCGTATCTCATTTTTACTTTTCTAAGATTTGTTTTAGAGCAGATCATAACCAAACTTTTGTTTGATAGAGTAAATTATACCAACGTTAATTTTCTGAGTTATATGCTCGATAATTTGCATTATAGCAGTATGGCAATTATTTTGAGTTCGTTTCTTTGGTTCGTGATTTATTCGATTCGTCTTTTGGAATACAACAAGATTATTTTGGAAGAAAATAAGAATACCGAAATCAAATTTTTGAAAGCTCAGATTAATCCGCACTTTGTATTTAACACTTTAAATAACATTTACTCAATGGTTTATTTTCAGTCAGATAAGTCATTGATTGCAATTGATAAATTGAGTCAGATTATGCGTTTTACAACTTACGAATCACAGAAAGAAAAGATTAAACTTTCAGACGAAGTTGATTATATAAAAGCGTATATTGAACTCGAACAATTGCGTCATCAAGACAATGTTCGAGTTGATTTTAATGTCGAACTGAAAAATGAATTTGAAGAAATTCCGCCATACATTTTGTCGCCTTTGGTAGAAAATGCTTTAAAGCACGGAGAAGTTTCAGACTCAGAACCAATAGAAATTCAGCTAAAAGTTTCTTCTGAAAAATTGATTTTTAAAGTGAAGAATAAAATCGGAACACAGAAAAAAGATAGTTTGGGCGGAATTGGTTTAGATAATTTGCAAAAGCGTTTACAGATTCATTATCCCGAAAAGCACCAAATTAAAATCACTAAAGAAGAAAACCATTTTACAGCAGAACTTGAAATAGATTTAAAATGA
- a CDS encoding TetR/AcrR family transcriptional regulator — MSDIMEATKLSKGSMYVHFENKDVLACAAVDHNMKILSSKLENALREGKSAKERLFAYIYFFSNPINPPVIGGCPLLNFGTEADDTNPIVKEKVNVAIKRGQVLLTSIIEKGITDKEFDSDWNASEFAITLFAMLEGGHLMSRVSGNNDNMKTIEKTLKKIISEKLI; from the coding sequence ATGAGCGATATTATGGAGGCCACGAAATTGTCTAAAGGAAGTATGTATGTACATTTTGAAAACAAAGATGTTTTGGCCTGCGCAGCTGTAGATCATAATATGAAAATATTAAGTTCTAAACTTGAAAATGCACTTAGAGAAGGCAAAAGCGCCAAAGAGCGACTTTTTGCTTATATCTATTTTTTTAGCAACCCAATCAATCCACCCGTAATTGGCGGATGTCCTTTGTTAAATTTTGGAACCGAAGCAGACGACACAAACCCAATTGTGAAAGAAAAAGTAAACGTCGCTATAAAACGCGGACAAGTGCTTTTAACTTCGATTATAGAAAAAGGAATCACCGATAAAGAATTTGATTCTGATTGGAATGCATCAGAATTTGCCATTACACTTTTTGCCATGCTTGAAGGAGGACATTTAATGTCTCGAGTGTCTGGCAACAACGATAACATGAAAACAATAGAAAAAACACTTAAAAAAATTATATCTGAAAAATTGATATAA
- a CDS encoding outer membrane beta-barrel family protein, with amino-acid sequence MLAINSNLNRLKNYSAKIDISLPYSWANISFGGKGFYTNTKNNLTVFDNETGTLILDTNYSNIFTYKEYNEAIYFSANKKLNEKWETQIGLRTEATQTEGYSENLNQTNKNNYIKLFPTAYVTYNANDNNSYSLNYSRRIRRPDFDYLNPFVIRTSPFYYSQGNPFLKPSIIDNFEFSYIRNQKWVNTIYFSQVSNFGQELAIIDPETNITKSTPINYADTYQIGLSTYYNFNKYSWWNSFMGFNLNYQNVKSRTNLIASVDGYNGYIYSNNDFTVNQSKTLFFGLNYGLQLPGRYQVFNISTLNILDVSVKFLALKKNLSITLTGEDLLNAQKPLISYYSNGIKNTMENYRDSRAFKIALSYKFGNQSVKTNERNFGNEEERNRAN; translated from the coding sequence TTGCTTGCAATCAATTCTAACTTAAACCGATTGAAAAATTATTCGGCAAAAATTGACATTTCACTTCCTTATTCTTGGGCAAATATTAGTTTTGGAGGAAAAGGATTTTATACTAATACTAAAAACAATTTGACTGTTTTTGACAACGAAACTGGAACTCTGATTCTGGATACCAATTATTCTAATATATTCACATACAAAGAATACAATGAAGCAATCTATTTCTCTGCAAACAAAAAATTAAACGAAAAATGGGAAACGCAAATCGGCTTAAGAACAGAAGCTACACAAACAGAAGGCTATTCTGAAAATCTAAACCAAACTAACAAAAACAATTATATCAAATTGTTTCCAACGGCTTACGTTACCTACAATGCAAACGATAACAACTCGTATTCTTTAAATTACAGCCGAAGAATCCGCCGACCTGATTTTGATTACTTGAATCCGTTTGTTATTAGAACTAGTCCCTTTTACTATTCTCAAGGAAATCCGTTCTTAAAACCTTCTATTATAGATAATTTTGAGTTTTCTTATATCCGAAATCAAAAATGGGTAAATACAATCTATTTTTCTCAGGTTTCTAATTTCGGACAAGAATTAGCAATTATTGATCCTGAAACGAATATTACCAAAAGTACACCAATCAATTACGCTGATACTTACCAAATCGGTCTTTCAACATACTACAATTTCAATAAATATTCTTGGTGGAATAGCTTTATGGGGTTCAATTTAAACTATCAAAACGTAAAATCTAGAACCAATTTAATTGCTTCTGTAGACGGTTACAACGGTTATATTTATAGCAATAACGATTTTACAGTAAATCAATCTAAAACTCTTTTCTTTGGTTTAAATTATGGTTTGCAATTACCAGGACGTTATCAAGTTTTTAATATTTCGACTTTAAATATTTTAGATGTTTCTGTCAAGTTTTTGGCTTTAAAAAAGAATCTTTCAATCACTTTAACTGGAGAAGATTTATTGAACGCACAAAAACCTTTAATTTCTTATTATTCAAACGGAATTAAAAATACGATGGAAAACTACAGAGATTCTAGAGCTTTTAAAATTGCTTTGAGTTATAAGTTTGGAAATCAAAGTGTAAAAACTAACGAAAGAAACTTTGGAAATGAAGAGGAAAGGAATCGTGCAAATTAA
- a CDS encoding TonB-dependent receptor yields the protein MNRIILASILFLFQINVFAQQFSVKGKIINQNKTPLEFATASLLKGDKTLHLQASTDSLGNFILNPEKGNYRLIIEQFGTEFSNKEIIVNQDLDLGIIEVKELVQLDGVTIKSRKKLVEQKVDRLVFNVENSVVATGGTALDALKSTPTVRVQNETISIVGKGEVLVMIDDRLNKMTQEDLVAFLRSIPADNIKSIEVITTPPAKYEAEGNSGLINIKLKTAKANSWTANLGSTYVQRNYASGNINGLFIYNYNKLSLQASINKGTDQFRTTSDNRIYYPNELWKHDLKTKSKTDILSIGFGADYKLTEKWTSGVKYLGSFNDRNAVNNPLTTRYNTSGEINSYILSDVNAQNKPKMNSINWNNVFSLNNEGKNITVDLDYFNYQKDDSRTFSGNEIDNQNENIPETYFACNQF from the coding sequence ATGAACAGAATCATTTTAGCATCAATTTTATTTCTATTTCAAATTAACGTATTCGCACAACAATTTTCAGTAAAAGGAAAAATCATCAATCAGAATAAAACACCGCTCGAATTTGCAACGGCATCTTTATTAAAAGGAGACAAAACTTTACATCTACAAGCTTCAACTGATAGTTTAGGTAACTTTATTTTAAATCCTGAAAAAGGGAATTATAGATTAATTATAGAACAATTTGGAACCGAATTCAGCAACAAAGAAATAATCGTAAATCAAGATCTTGATTTAGGAATAATTGAGGTGAAAGAACTAGTGCAATTAGACGGAGTAACTATAAAATCAAGAAAAAAACTGGTAGAACAAAAAGTAGATCGGTTGGTTTTTAATGTAGAAAATTCTGTTGTTGCAACTGGCGGAACAGCTTTAGACGCTTTAAAATCGACACCAACAGTTAGAGTTCAGAATGAAACGATTTCTATTGTTGGAAAAGGAGAAGTTTTGGTTATGATTGATGATCGTTTGAATAAAATGACTCAGGAAGATCTTGTTGCATTTCTAAGATCGATTCCTGCTGATAACATAAAAAGTATCGAAGTAATTACAACGCCACCAGCAAAATATGAAGCAGAAGGAAACAGCGGTTTAATCAATATTAAATTAAAAACCGCCAAAGCAAATTCTTGGACTGCAAATCTTGGATCTACTTATGTGCAAAGAAATTATGCAAGCGGAAATATAAACGGATTATTTATCTACAATTATAATAAATTGTCGCTTCAGGCTTCAATTAATAAAGGAACAGATCAATTTCGCACCACTTCTGATAATCGAATTTATTATCCAAATGAGCTTTGGAAACATGATCTTAAAACCAAATCAAAAACGGATATATTGAGCATTGGTTTTGGTGCCGATTATAAACTGACTGAAAAATGGACGTCTGGAGTAAAATATTTAGGAAGTTTTAATGATAGAAATGCAGTAAATAATCCGCTGACAACTCGTTACAATACTTCTGGAGAAATCAATTCTTATATATTATCTGATGTAAATGCACAGAACAAACCGAAAATGAATTCTATAAATTGGAATAACGTTTTTAGCTTAAATAATGAAGGCAAAAATATTACGGTTGATTTGGATTATTTCAATTATCAAAAAGACGATTCTCGTACATTTTCAGGAAATGAAATAGACAACCAAAATGAAAATATTCCCGAAACTTACTTTGCTTGCAATCAATTCTAA